One stretch of Sporomusa termitida DNA includes these proteins:
- a CDS encoding ABC transporter ATP-binding protein produces MVKLLKFLRGATVYAVLAPLMMILEVSMDLMQPKLMADIIDIGIMNQDADYVFSTGVKMILAALLGLIGGAGCSIFTAIAAMNMGEKLRQALFDKIQTLAFLEIDKFKTSSLITRLTNDVSQVQNMVGLVLRSAFRAPLLCLGGMIMVISLSPKLSIVFLVAVPVILIAAVIILKKSFPLFTAVQAKIDRINTVMREGILGIQVIKAFTIEARQAARFEEANEHLMQEGIKAQNMNMILWPVVMLVMNISIIAVLWFGGNMVNQSTLPIGKIVAFVNYLVQIMNALIMVVMLVLNFSRAKASADRINDVLEAAPSIQDQACSLGMNGFDIEFKNVFFKYNEHSEYVLNDISLKIKAGEKIGIIGATGSGKSSLVHLIPRLYDATAGQVLIGGLDVKKIKIKELRENIGVILQDSILFSGTIEENLTFGSYPADGKAVEAAARAAQAHDFIIEKENAYQSLVEQRGKNFSGGQKQRISIARTLLRNPRILIMDDAASALDMATEAKLQTTLKQRMAKSTVLMIAQRISGVMDADKIIVLENGKIAAMGTHQELLAKSEIYRSIAVSQLGEEMLANG; encoded by the coding sequence ATGGTTAAGCTGTTGAAATTTTTGCGGGGCGCCACGGTTTATGCTGTTTTAGCGCCCTTGATGATGATTTTGGAAGTATCCATGGACTTGATGCAGCCTAAACTCATGGCGGATATCATCGATATCGGCATTATGAATCAGGATGCTGACTACGTTTTTTCTACAGGGGTGAAAATGATCCTGGCAGCACTTCTCGGCTTAATAGGCGGCGCGGGCTGTTCCATATTTACCGCCATCGCGGCGATGAATATGGGAGAGAAATTGCGGCAGGCTCTGTTCGATAAAATACAAACCCTGGCCTTCCTGGAGATCGATAAATTTAAGACTTCGTCGCTGATTACGCGGCTGACCAATGACGTGTCGCAAGTTCAGAATATGGTAGGTCTGGTGCTGAGAAGTGCTTTTAGGGCACCTCTTTTATGTTTGGGCGGCATGATTATGGTTATCAGTTTAAGCCCCAAGCTGTCCATTGTATTTTTAGTGGCAGTGCCGGTGATTCTGATCGCCGCTGTCATCATTCTTAAAAAGTCGTTTCCGCTGTTTACGGCCGTACAGGCAAAGATAGACCGGATTAATACGGTTATGCGGGAAGGGATATTAGGGATCCAGGTCATTAAGGCCTTTACCATCGAGGCAAGGCAAGCGGCCAGATTTGAGGAAGCAAATGAGCATTTAATGCAGGAAGGCATCAAAGCGCAGAACATGAATATGATCCTTTGGCCGGTGGTCATGCTGGTTATGAATATAAGCATCATCGCCGTGTTGTGGTTTGGGGGCAATATGGTCAACCAGAGTACCCTGCCAATCGGGAAAATCGTGGCCTTTGTGAATTATCTCGTGCAAATCATGAACGCTTTGATCATGGTGGTGATGCTCGTTTTAAATTTTTCGCGGGCCAAAGCTTCTGCAGACAGAATCAATGATGTATTGGAGGCGGCGCCGTCCATTCAGGATCAGGCTTGTTCGCTTGGAATGAACGGCTTTGACATTGAATTCAAAAATGTTTTTTTTAAATACAATGAACACAGTGAATATGTATTGAACGATATATCATTGAAGATAAAAGCGGGTGAGAAGATTGGGATTATTGGCGCTACGGGTTCCGGAAAAAGCTCCCTTGTCCATTTGATTCCAAGGCTTTATGATGCCACAGCCGGACAAGTGCTGATCGGCGGCCTGGATGTTAAAAAGATAAAAATAAAAGAGCTGAGGGAAAATATCGGCGTGATCTTGCAGGACAGTATTTTGTTTTCGGGAACAATTGAAGAAAATCTAACGTTTGGCAGTTATCCGGCGGACGGGAAAGCAGTCGAGGCAGCAGCCCGTGCTGCCCAAGCCCATGATTTTATTATCGAAAAGGAAAACGCTTATCAAAGCCTTGTGGAGCAAAGAGGAAAGAATTTCTCCGGCGGGCAAAAGCAGCGTATTTCGATTGCCCGAACTCTACTAAGGAATCCCAGAATTCTGATCATGGATGATGCTGCCAGCGCTCTTGATATGGCAACTGAGGCAAAATTGCAAACCACGCTGAAGCAGAGAATGGCCAAGAGCACGGTACTCATGATCGCCCAGAGAATTTCCGGCGTTATGGATGCCGATAAGATTATCGTATTGGAAAACGGTAAAATAGCCGCTATGGGCACCCACCAGGAATTATTGGCAAAAAGTGAGATCTACCGCAGCATCGCAGTTTCACAACTGGGCGAGGAGATGCTTGCAAATGGTTAA
- a CDS encoding MarR family winged helix-turn-helix transcriptional regulator codes for MADIRSNELYNALKRLNRQMYRYAHQAMPPKAGLHRGQIHLLFLISRNDGVIQRDLAEIMDIRPSSLTEMLVKLEQEAFVVRKQDEKDQRIMHIHLTEKGKAAVDGFTEANAKLTSAIFNCLPKAEIEKMLALVQKISDNLEKLDDPASGTGHASGRQPHGHHCHHRWD; via the coding sequence ATGGCTGATATCCGTTCAAATGAGCTTTATAATGCATTGAAGCGTCTGAACCGGCAGATGTATCGCTATGCGCATCAGGCAATGCCGCCGAAAGCAGGCCTTCACCGCGGACAAATTCACCTGTTGTTTCTCATTTCCCGCAATGACGGGGTTATTCAGCGGGATTTAGCAGAAATCATGGATATCCGGCCCTCTTCCTTGACCGAGATGCTCGTTAAGCTGGAACAGGAGGCCTTCGTCGTTCGCAAGCAGGATGAAAAGGATCAAAGGATCATGCATATTCATCTGACTGAGAAGGGAAAAGCTGCGGTTGACGGGTTTACGGAGGCCAATGCGAAACTGACGTCCGCCATTTTCAATTGCCTGCCGAAAGCGGAAATCGAAAAAATGCTGGCATTGGTCCAAAAAATAAGTGATAATCTGGAAAAACTGGATGACCCCGCTAGCGGTACAGGTCATGCAAGCGGTAGGCAGCCCCATGGACATCATTGCCACCACCGTTGGGATTAA
- a CDS encoding TonB-dependent receptor domain-containing protein — translation MERKGMIKILNHIYKVVWNRTRACWQVVSELAKNNGRAKSVRRRCGAKSLAARVACVLALGVMALPAVAWADNATADYQYIDLGGWSRDAFRSGSYQPANEATRYYPLQINSSQLNYTYNGSTYNVFGAAGIRNLLREITPLAAAGSNPENMQYNALAVKINGKLYCTTVVTGATSSNWSTKSLISYNITNIINSIDKNLLDVATQNRLADIMALPDGSDKEQQLTDFVKEYAPPYEYCLVKLTGAELAKMQGLTNPPATDEGVAKLPDYEIVGDSSLQLEDTSSLFQFTQTVANLTPGQKTYAYNEVKVGESSDNSWRPLDRVLYMASGSVLDTDYAVNKNWVMDSDGNLIPDSSGGTIDWQNDQSVQPLPADVRTAITVKDLRTVDNSVIDLTYANTSGDDPLINHVITYSKPGAISNGEIGHIDGYFTYDHVEGKVVDRDQSTSEPNRYSSHKIARSLFIENATLAAGTTFRLGNYSMDAALQHAPASGTGKISDTGFVTPNDFNSAMYFSTGNTDSVYITNATQANTAEGKTNLNLQLGWVPGLGYLPAGEAVLYNSQSQVNLPVLLGILNGAENFNVQAQKSVADGVLSTYEITPVIEQTDNYFTDPEDAAAKKGTAWWLKSYSFVDTGEMSTTGKAVSDNSIINNNLWRSSYLNMFRRTADLHARYGGSADLHSAAGADGDGRENVWAQAYHGKVDGKSRYGGSFDQSYNGVQVGYDKLLNKAFYNGRVYTGFYLNKIDGKSTTQSGSGEQDSLGGGLYGAWVGDKGHYLDAGVTASKLKNEFSMVANLGDGTGNSGIVDGTSRTWGYGMGLQYGKLNALADNWWWEPAASFFLGHVDATTYQLSNHLRINQRGYDNATGRLHLRLGKEINDKGTIYAGVNLAHEFAGEQDIHAVYGYQNRSIAAAGGKDTWWEFNVGGTMKISPDGNLNLDFVKTTGSDIGSDWRIDGKLDFAWGGFGGGKGVTGSGAAVPGADKAQTTTVVMGQVPPVEPRLPERQVTAPTEVPPSVAEPNRPETAGNAENQDNTTVSYSASEAAPAVKADTTVVTLPTGTANEFAFTPVTVQAARPDWEKKLSPGQVSVIYPDTYKGEQKDLPAMLEAVPGLYVQRITGAGHYTVARVRGATGAQVKVFVDGVLMNLNSESAVNLSAIPVDNVERIEVYRGYVPARFGGAPLGGVINIVTKKPDQLGGMVSQGVKSYGGYTGNYQFTAPVGSGSLLATFQRDIWGGDFDFHASNPVPDSNRYAEADVKRTSNGYQNSNGMVKWQNDNWTVKAAWKKLHEELPFSVGQPFSALPFDPTNPQSLIYFNKENLEKGLWDKTQDIDQKEFLLGRRATAGKLDWGWQVSYLDNKKDYYNTGYYKRKAILDAIGVSPGYIAGMEDPQYPGTLWAHYHSKKWGFNLNTAYKMGDSHLLEFSGDVSRETMKANVSEQDTLNLNLGLGNRKYIDQYKIREYHFSVQDTITLNEAGDFKLTPVVRAEKVDMETMNEADKKWRWSAGTALQKQLNDHWSVKTSWGTYNRHPNFYELFGDGATIIPNPGANKAFDAGSPGTWESGTQFDFSINWQGELATADTDTVLTWFQRRAKNQFALWMPQMPNAPSTYFPMDEAKVHGLELTHNMKWQRLSLNLAGTWQKPWYPGAKAVLDIQSSGPKTSISYTPEWVVNARLDYRWPGDKLNTFIEYNYMDEQFIGQTEDDGDPDAKKSWWMDGLSTFNVGAKYKFDKNWKLAAGINDIFDKGPEVTKRYGAAIYTNNYPLAGRMYYGTLEYSF, via the coding sequence CAGGTGGTATCCGAACTGGCGAAAAATAACGGCCGGGCGAAGTCGGTCCGCCGGCGCTGTGGCGCGAAAAGCCTGGCGGCGCGTGTCGCCTGCGTACTGGCGCTAGGGGTAATGGCCTTGCCGGCGGTCGCTTGGGCGGACAATGCTACGGCTGATTACCAATATATAGATCTGGGAGGCTGGAGCAGGGATGCTTTTCGGAGTGGCAGTTATCAGCCGGCTAATGAAGCTACTCGCTATTATCCTCTGCAGATTAACAGTTCACAATTGAATTATACCTATAATGGCAGCACTTATAATGTTTTTGGAGCTGCAGGGATAAGAAATTTGCTGAGGGAAATAACTCCCCTAGCGGCTGCCGGCAGTAATCCGGAAAATATGCAGTATAATGCATTGGCGGTTAAAATAAACGGCAAGTTGTATTGTACGACGGTTGTCACGGGGGCAACTTCATCTAACTGGAGCACAAAAAGTTTAATAAGTTATAATATTACTAATATAATTAATTCCATTGACAAGAATTTGTTAGATGTTGCTACCCAGAATCGTTTGGCGGATATTATGGCTCTTCCGGACGGCAGTGACAAAGAGCAGCAATTGACGGACTTCGTCAAAGAGTATGCGCCTCCATATGAGTACTGCTTAGTTAAGCTTACCGGCGCCGAATTGGCCAAAATGCAAGGGCTGACAAATCCACCGGCGACAGATGAGGGGGTTGCGAAGCTGCCTGATTACGAGATAGTAGGAGACAGTTCGTTGCAACTGGAAGACACCTCCAGCTTGTTTCAATTTACGCAAACTGTTGCCAATCTAACGCCGGGACAGAAAACTTACGCCTATAATGAAGTAAAAGTCGGCGAGTCCAGCGACAATAGCTGGCGGCCGCTGGACCGGGTGCTCTATATGGCAAGCGGCTCGGTTCTGGACACGGATTATGCTGTTAATAAGAACTGGGTTATGGACAGTGACGGCAATCTTATTCCTGACAGCAGCGGCGGCACGATAGACTGGCAGAATGATCAAAGCGTACAACCGCTACCAGCCGATGTAAGAACGGCGATTACAGTAAAAGATTTACGCACCGTTGACAATTCTGTTATTGATTTGACTTATGCGAATACCTCCGGCGACGATCCGTTGATTAATCATGTTATTACTTATTCTAAGCCTGGTGCAATCAGTAACGGCGAGATCGGCCATATTGATGGTTATTTTACATATGACCATGTAGAAGGCAAAGTAGTTGATAGAGATCAAAGCACCAGTGAACCCAACCGATATTCTTCCCACAAGATTGCCCGCAGCTTGTTTATTGAAAATGCGACGTTAGCGGCAGGCACCACCTTTCGTTTAGGCAATTACAGCATGGATGCCGCGCTGCAGCATGCGCCGGCTAGCGGAACTGGTAAAATTAGTGATACAGGGTTTGTGACCCCGAACGATTTCAACTCGGCAATGTATTTTAGCACCGGCAATACCGACAGCGTTTATATTACTAATGCAACGCAGGCAAACACAGCGGAGGGCAAAACCAATCTGAACCTGCAGTTGGGCTGGGTGCCGGGCTTGGGGTATCTGCCGGCCGGAGAAGCTGTGCTATACAATAGTCAAAGTCAGGTTAATTTGCCGGTATTATTAGGTATCTTAAACGGCGCCGAAAACTTTAATGTGCAAGCGCAGAAATCTGTTGCCGACGGCGTCCTCAGCACCTATGAGATCACGCCGGTTATTGAGCAGACCGATAACTATTTCACCGATCCTGAGGATGCGGCTGCGAAAAAAGGAACCGCCTGGTGGCTGAAGAGCTATAGCTTTGTTGATACCGGCGAAATGTCGACGACCGGTAAAGCCGTCAGCGACAATTCGATTATCAATAATAATTTGTGGCGCAGCAGTTACCTGAATATGTTCCGCCGTACCGCTGATTTGCATGCCCGCTATGGCGGCAGCGCCGACCTGCACAGTGCGGCAGGGGCTGACGGCGACGGCCGGGAAAACGTCTGGGCCCAGGCTTATCACGGTAAAGTCGACGGCAAGAGCCGTTATGGCGGCAGCTTTGACCAAAGCTATAACGGGGTTCAAGTCGGTTACGACAAGCTTTTAAATAAAGCATTTTACAACGGCAGAGTTTATACCGGTTTTTATCTGAATAAAATTGACGGCAAGTCGACTACGCAAAGCGGCAGCGGGGAGCAAGACAGCCTCGGCGGCGGATTGTACGGCGCCTGGGTTGGCGATAAAGGGCACTATCTGGATGCAGGCGTAACCGCGAGCAAACTGAAAAATGAATTCAGCATGGTTGCCAATCTGGGCGACGGTACGGGCAACAGCGGCATAGTTGACGGTACGTCCCGCACCTGGGGCTACGGAATGGGCCTGCAATACGGTAAGCTCAATGCTTTGGCGGACAACTGGTGGTGGGAACCGGCCGCCTCCTTCTTCCTGGGGCATGTTGACGCAACCACGTATCAACTCAGCAATCATTTGCGGATTAATCAAAGAGGGTATGACAATGCCACCGGCAGGCTGCATCTGCGCTTGGGCAAAGAAATCAACGACAAAGGCACCATCTATGCCGGCGTCAATCTGGCTCATGAATTTGCCGGCGAACAGGATATTCATGCCGTGTATGGCTATCAAAACCGATCTATCGCCGCTGCCGGCGGCAAGGATACCTGGTGGGAATTTAATGTCGGCGGCACGATGAAGATTTCACCGGACGGCAATTTAAATCTTGATTTTGTAAAAACGACCGGCAGCGATATCGGCAGTGACTGGCGCATTGACGGCAAGCTGGACTTTGCCTGGGGCGGCTTTGGCGGCGGCAAAGGCGTGACCGGCAGCGGGGCCGCAGTGCCTGGCGCTGACAAGGCCCAGACAACGACCGTAGTGATGGGACAGGTGCCGCCGGTTGAGCCGCGACTGCCGGAGCGGCAGGTGACGGCACCAACAGAAGTACCGCCAAGTGTAGCAGAACCCAATCGTCCTGAAACAGCAGGTAATGCGGAAAATCAAGACAATACGACTGTAAGCTATTCGGCCAGTGAGGCTGCACCGGCAGTGAAAGCAGACACAACTGTGGTCACGCTGCCAACCGGCACCGCCAATGAATTTGCCTTTACCCCCGTCACCGTCCAGGCGGCCCGTCCTGACTGGGAAAAGAAGCTGAGCCCCGGCCAGGTATCAGTCATTTATCCCGATACCTATAAGGGGGAACAAAAGGATCTGCCGGCGATGCTGGAAGCGGTGCCGGGACTCTATGTGCAGCGCATTACCGGCGCCGGTCACTATACGGTTGCCCGGGTGCGCGGCGCAACCGGCGCGCAGGTTAAGGTCTTTGTCGACGGGGTGTTGATGAACCTCAACAGCGAAAGCGCGGTCAATCTCTCGGCCATCCCGGTCGATAACGTCGAGCGCATCGAAGTCTACCGCGGCTATGTGCCGGCCCGTTTCGGCGGCGCCCCGCTGGGCGGCGTGATCAACATTGTCACCAAAAAACCGGATCAATTGGGCGGCATGGTGTCGCAAGGCGTGAAATCCTACGGCGGCTATACCGGTAATTATCAGTTTACGGCCCCGGTCGGCAGCGGCAGCTTGCTGGCAACCTTCCAGCGCGATATCTGGGGCGGCGATTTTGATTTTCATGCCAGTAATCCGGTTCCTGATTCAAACAGATATGCAGAGGCGGATGTTAAACGGACGAGCAATGGCTACCAAAACAGTAACGGCATGGTGAAGTGGCAGAATGACAACTGGACGGTTAAAGCCGCCTGGAAAAAACTCCATGAGGAGCTACCGTTCAGCGTCGGCCAGCCTTTTTCAGCGCTCCCCTTCGATCCGACTAACCCGCAATCGTTAATTTATTTTAACAAGGAAAATCTCGAAAAGGGCTTATGGGACAAAACGCAGGATATTGACCAGAAGGAATTCCTGCTGGGCCGCCGGGCTACGGCGGGCAAGCTGGACTGGGGCTGGCAGGTCAGTTATCTGGACAACAAAAAGGATTATTATAATACCGGCTATTATAAACGCAAAGCCATTTTAGATGCCATAGGTGTTAGCCCCGGATATATTGCCGGTATGGAAGATCCGCAATATCCGGGGACACTGTGGGCCCATTACCATTCAAAAAAATGGGGCTTTAACCTGAATACGGCCTACAAAATGGGCGACAGTCACTTATTGGAATTCAGCGGCGACGTCAGTCGTGAAACCATGAAGGCCAATGTCAGCGAACAGGATACCCTGAATTTGAATCTTGGTTTAGGCAATAGAAAATACATTGATCAATATAAAATCCGGGAGTACCACTTCAGTGTGCAGGATACCATTACCCTGAATGAGGCCGGTGATTTCAAGCTGACGCCGGTCGTGCGGGCGGAAAAGGTTGACATGGAGACGATGAATGAAGCCGATAAAAAGTGGCGCTGGTCGGCCGGCACCGCCTTGCAAAAGCAGCTCAACGACCATTGGAGCGTTAAGACCAGTTGGGGCACCTATAACCGCCATCCGAATTTTTATGAATTGTTTGGCGACGGCGCGACCATTATTCCTAATCCCGGCGCCAACAAAGCGTTTGACGCCGGTTCGCCCGGCACCTGGGAAAGCGGCACCCAGTTTGACTTTAGTATTAACTGGCAAGGCGAACTGGCCACAGCCGATACCGATACCGTCCTGACCTGGTTCCAGCGCCGGGCCAAAAATCAGTTCGCGCTGTGGATGCCACAGATGCCGAATGCGCCCAGCACCTATTTCCCCATGGACGAAGCCAAGGTCCACGGCCTCGAACTGACCCACAATATGAAATGGCAGCGCCTGAGCCTGAACCTGGCCGGCACCTGGCAAAAACCGTGGTATCCGGGCGCCAAGGCCGTGCTGGATATCCAGAGCTCCGGTCCCAAGACCTCGATTTCCTATACGCCGGAATGGGTGGTAAACGCGCGCCTGGATTACCGGTGGCCGGGTGATAAATTGAATACTTTTATTGAATATAATTATATGGACGAGCAGTTTATCGGTCAGACCGAGGATGACGGAGACCCGGATGCCAAAAAAAGTTGGTGGATGGATGGTCTTAGCACCTTTAATGTCGGCGCTAAATATAAATTCGACAAGAATTGGAAACTGGCCGCCGGCATCAACGATATCTTTGATAAAGGGCCGGAGGTTACCAAAAGATACGGCGCGGCCATCTATACTAATAATTATCCCTTAGCCGGCCGCATGTATTACGGAACCTTGGAATATAGTTTCTAA
- a CDS encoding transposase, which yields MNTARNNEHSQLAKSDQFKLKYKKRASHEWKNGEMKRFHGLDRARGYGLKSMSLQAKLTALAVNLKRIAALISFCGHAFMQQIVNFAAYCRLTPIFTQG from the coding sequence GTGAACACTGCGCGCAATAATGAACATAGTCAGCTTGCCAAGAGCGATCAGTTCAAGCTAAAGTACAAAAAGCGAGCCAGCCATGAGTGGAAGAACGGAGAAATGAAACGTTTCCATGGATTAGACCGTGCACGGGGGTATGGTCTAAAAAGCATGTCCCTGCAAGCCAAACTGACGGCCTTAGCCGTAAATTTGAAAAGGATAGCAGCCCTGATATCCTTTTGCGGCCATGCGTTTATGCAACAAATTGTCAATTTTGCAGCCTATTGCCGATTGACTCCGATTTTTACCCAAGGTTAG
- a CDS encoding C1 family peptidase produces MNTHVILPDRREVGTGWLPPLPDLRDYTEHHPYLQETIKRLRVDDTKPLPDKTDLREWCSTPVPEQGKLGACTAHAAAAIIEYFQNRAFGKHFTASRLFIYKNARNLQGVTEDQGAFIRDTMGALALCGVPPEKYWPYTDKDPDFNKEPTSFVYAVADNYEALQYFCHDPAGNNTAPADVLRSVKKYLAAGVPSMFGFYGFASFTDTDVPGNIPGPGPDEKASWSHAVATFGYDDTLKIKNTRYDRETTGALLIRNSWGPTWGQAGYGWLPYEYVLNKLATDFWSLLNMEWIETNHFGL; encoded by the coding sequence ATGAATACACATGTCATTTTGCCTGACCGCAGGGAAGTGGGGACGGGTTGGCTGCCGCCCCTGCCCGACTTACGCGACTATACCGAACACCATCCCTACCTGCAGGAAACCATCAAACGCCTGAGAGTCGACGATACCAAGCCGCTGCCGGATAAAACCGATTTGCGCGAATGGTGCAGCACACCCGTGCCGGAACAGGGCAAGCTGGGGGCCTGCACCGCCCATGCGGCGGCGGCCATTATCGAGTACTTTCAGAACCGGGCCTTTGGCAAACATTTTACTGCCTCGCGGCTATTCATATACAAAAATGCCCGCAACCTCCAGGGCGTGACCGAGGATCAGGGGGCCTTCATCCGGGATACGATGGGGGCTTTGGCGTTGTGCGGCGTACCGCCGGAAAAATATTGGCCTTATACCGACAAGGACCCTGACTTTAATAAAGAGCCAACTTCGTTCGTCTACGCAGTGGCGGACAATTACGAGGCGCTGCAGTATTTCTGCCACGATCCCGCCGGCAACAATACAGCTCCGGCCGATGTCTTGCGCAGCGTAAAAAAGTATCTGGCGGCCGGTGTGCCTTCCATGTTCGGCTTTTACGGCTTCGCTTCGTTTACCGATACCGATGTTCCCGGCAACATTCCCGGTCCTGGACCGGATGAAAAGGCTAGTTGGAGCCACGCGGTAGCGACCTTTGGTTATGACGATACGTTGAAAATTAAAAACACCCGCTATGACCGGGAAACCACCGGGGCGCTCCTAATCCGCAACTCCTGGGGCCCCACCTGGGGTCAGGCGGGGTACGGCTGGCTGCCTTATGAATATGTTTTAAATAAACTGGCCACCGATTTCTGGTCACTGCTGAATATGGAATGGATAGAAACCAATCATTTCGGCTTATAA
- a CDS encoding VOC family protein gives MENNIRYVHTNIIAQNWKKLAQFYIDVFHCKPIYPERNLSGNWIDRITKINNVAIRGIDLTLPGYDNNGPTLEIFEYSPDNITDGKPVINRQGLGHLAFSVDLVEITLKRIIEHGGEQLGELVSRDYGELGTLTVVYACDPEGNIIEIQNWQR, from the coding sequence ATGGAAAATAATATACGATATGTGCATACCAATATAATCGCGCAAAACTGGAAAAAATTAGCCCAATTTTATATTGATGTATTTCATTGTAAGCCGATATATCCTGAAAGAAATTTATCAGGCAACTGGATCGATAGAATTACAAAAATCAATAATGTCGCGATCCGGGGAATTGATCTTACTCTTCCTGGTTATGACAATAATGGGCCAACTCTAGAAATCTTTGAATATAGCCCTGATAATATTACTGACGGCAAACCAGTGATTAACCGCCAAGGATTAGGCCATTTGGCTTTTTCTGTAGATTTGGTTGAAATTACATTAAAAAGGATCATAGAGCATGGCGGCGAACAGCTTGGCGAGTTAGTCAGCCGCGACTATGGCGAGCTTGGGACTTTGACGGTAGTGTATGCATGCGACCCAGAGGGCAATATTATAGAGATACAAAATTGGCAAAGATAA
- a CDS encoding PD-(D/E)XK nuclease family transposase, producing the protein MMRSVNRMNDYVFKRILGSEGNKDILINFLNAVLKSHPVMNSPTSSCAATNCARKPSWKSKRLSMVLKRKAGQKVKQKVRNKN; encoded by the coding sequence ATGATGCGTTCTGTCAACCGGATGAATGACTATGTCTTCAAACGCATATTGGGTTCAGAAGGGAACAAAGATATACTCATCAACTTTTTAAACGCTGTGCTCAAATCCCACCCGGTCATGAACTCACCGACGTCGAGCTGCGCCGCTACGAACTGCGCGAGAAAGCCATCATGGAAGAGCAAACGCTTATCTATGGTGCTAAAGCGGAAGGCAGGGCAGAAGGTAAAACAGAAGGTCCGAAACAAAAACTAG
- a CDS encoding transposase: MEGLALLKNVPHQLSIYSVLYDKIPSNHILKIIAGNVDFSFINELLKDSYCQHLGRPAKEPEMLAKILILQYLYNLSDVKVIEEARLNLAYMWFLGLNPEEDLPDASLLAKFRKHRLKETSVDDMIQEVVRQCVEKGIIKGTGLSIDATHTQANTKKKVPERIMKHLGRRIIRAIEKENGVIPAELISEVPDYKLIEDHNEAKQKMKSYVEELIRKTRNSHVDLSILPNSQQAVNETKEILEDQEFMVKGSDHW, encoded by the coding sequence ATGGAGGGGCTTGCCTTGCTAAAAAATGTGCCGCACCAATTAAGTATATATAGCGTGCTCTATGATAAAATTCCCAGTAATCATATTCTGAAGATTATCGCTGGTAATGTGGATTTTAGCTTCATTAACGAGTTGCTGAAGGATTCGTACTGCCAGCATCTGGGGCGGCCGGCCAAAGAACCGGAAATGCTGGCCAAGATCCTCATTTTGCAATATCTATATAACTTATCCGATGTCAAAGTCATAGAAGAAGCCCGATTAAACTTAGCCTATATGTGGTTTTTGGGACTCAATCCCGAAGAGGATCTGCCGGACGCCAGCCTGCTGGCCAAGTTTAGGAAACATAGACTAAAAGAAACCAGTGTGGATGATATGATTCAGGAAGTGGTTCGCCAGTGTGTGGAAAAAGGCATAATTAAAGGAACCGGACTAAGCATTGACGCCACGCATACCCAGGCCAATACTAAAAAAAAAGTGCCGGAAAGAATCATGAAGCATCTGGGAAGAAGAATCATAAGGGCCATTGAGAAAGAAAACGGGGTAATCCCCGCCGAGCTCATTAGCGAAGTTCCCGACTATAAGCTCATAGAAGACCACAACGAAGCGAAGCAGAAAATGAAGTCCTATGTGGAAGAACTGATCAGGAAAACCAGAAATAGCCATGTCGATTTATCTATCCTGCCCAACAGCCAACAAGCGGTTAACGAAACCAAAGAAATCCTGGAAGATCAGGAATTTATGGTCAAAGGGTCCGATCACTGGTAG